CTGCCGCGCCGTCGTTCAGACCCGATGCGTTCGCGGCCGTCACCGTGCCTTCCTTCGAGAAGGCCGGCTTCAGGCTCGCCAGCGATTCGGCCGTGACGCCGTGGCGCACGAATTCATCCGTTGCGAACGACAGCGGATCGCCTTTACGCTGCGGAATCTGGATCGGCACGATTTCATCATCGAAACGACCGGCCTTCTGTGCGGCTTCCGCCTTATTCTGCGAAAGCGCCGCGAACTTGTCCTGGTCTTCGCGCGAAATGCCGTATTCCTTCGCGACGTTCTCAGCCGTCACGCCCATGTGGTACTGGTTGTACACGTCCCACAGGCCGTCGACGATCATGCTGTCGATCAGCTTCGCGTCGCCCATGCGGAAGCCGTCACGCGAGCCCGGCAGCACATGCGGCGCCGCGCTCATGTTTTCCTGGCCGCCCGCGATGACGATGTCCGCGTCACCCGCGATGATCGCGTTGGCGGCCAGCATCACGGCCTTCAGGCCCGAGCCGCACACCTTGTTGATGGTCATGCCGGGCACTGCCATCGGCAGACCGGCCTTGATCAGCGACTGACGCGCCGGGTTCTGTCCCGAACCCGCCGTCAGCACCTGACCCAAGATCACTTCGCTTATCTGCTCGGGCTTGAGGCCCGAACGCTCCAGCACGGCGCGGATCACCGTGGCGCCCAATTCCGGCGCCGCAATCTTCGCCAGCGACCCACCGAATTTGCCGACAGCCGTGCGGGCCGCCGATA
The DNA window shown above is from Paraburkholderia sp. PGU19 and carries:
- a CDS encoding acetyl-CoA C-acetyltransferase; this encodes MTDVVIVSAARTAVGKFGGSLAKIAAPELGATVIRAVLERSGLKPEQISEVILGQVLTAGSGQNPARQSLIKAGLPMAVPGMTINKVCGSGLKAVMLAANAIIAGDADIVIAGGQENMSAAPHVLPGSRDGFRMGDAKLIDSMIVDGLWDVYNQYHMGVTAENVAKEYGISREDQDKFAALSQNKAEAAQKAGRFDDEIVPIQIPQRKGDPLSFATDEFVRHGVTAESLASLKPAFSKEGTVTAANASGLNDGAAAVVVMSAKKAEALGLTPLARIKAYANAGVDPKVMGMGPVPASRRCLERAGWGVNDLDLMEINEAFAAQALAVHKQMGWDTSKVNVNGGAIAIGHPIGASGARILVTLLHEMQKRDAKKGLASLCIGGGMGVALALERP